A single region of the Streptococcus sanguinis genome encodes:
- a CDS encoding PTS sugar transporter subunit IIB, with translation MVKIGLFCAAGFSTGMLVNNMKIAATEKGLEAEIEAYSQAKLADYAADLDVALLGPQVAYTLDKSTAICDSCHTPIAVIPMADYGMLDGEKVLNLALSLLDKH, from the coding sequence ATGGTTAAGATTGGTTTGTTTTGCGCGGCAGGTTTTTCAACAGGAATGTTGGTCAACAATATGAAAATAGCTGCAACTGAAAAAGGGCTGGAAGCTGAGATTGAAGCCTACTCTCAGGCTAAGTTGGCTGATTATGCAGCGGATCTGGATGTCGCTTTATTGGGCCCGCAGGTAGCTTATACACTAGACAAATCTACAGCTATTTGCGACAGTTGCCATACTCCGATTGCAGTTATTCCGATGGCTGATTACGGTATGCTAGATGGCGAAAAAGTGTTAAACCTCGCTTTGAGTTTGTTGGATAAACATTAA